In Betaproteobacteria bacterium, the sequence GCGAGCTGCTCATCGATCAACAGCACGGCAGAGGCCAGCAAATCGAGGCCGGCAAAGGAAGCGTGAGTGACATTCATGCCCGATATTGTAGCCAGTTGAGGCTCAATCCTGATGACAACTTGCGTTACTGACCAATCGTTCATTATCATGCAGGTCTGGCAACCGGACCCGGAACAATGTTCAAGACCACCGCATGCTTTATACCGCTGCTGCTTGGCGCAACCGCGCTCTTGACCGGCTGTCAGGAGAATGACCCACCGCCATCAACAGCTCGGGTTGTTTTGGTACAAGCAGCGGCCGAGACGCCCTCCACAAGCGCTGTCTATACGGGCGAGATCCGCGCCCGACATGAAATCGACCTTTCCTTCCGCGTAGGTGGCAAGATCGTAGCGCGGCTGGTCGATGCAGGGGCCGAAGTCAAGGCCGGACAGCCACTTGCCCGCCTCGATCCCAATGATTTGGAACTTGCCGCAAGCGCCGCTCGCGCGCAGTTAAGCGCTGCAGAAAGCGACCACACCACCGCCCGATCTGAACGCGAACGATACGCCGATCTGCTCTCCCGTAAATTTGTCAGTCAAGCGGCATTTGATGCCAAAAATAATGCACTCAGCAGTGCCAGGGCTCGCCTGGAGCAAGCCCGTTCGCAGAGCCGGATAGCCGGCAACCAGTCTGTGTATGGAACCTTGAGTAGCGAAACCCCGTCCGTTGTCACCGCAGTCGTTGCCGAAGCGGGACAGGTGGTCGGCGCAGGCCAAACCGTGTTGCGCATTGC encodes:
- a CDS encoding efflux RND transporter periplasmic adaptor subunit, producing the protein MFKTTACFIPLLLGATALLTGCQENDPPPSTARVVLVQAAAETPSTSAVYTGEIRARHEIDLSFRVGGKIVARLVDAGAEVKAGQPLARLDPNDLELAASAARAQLSAAESDHTTARSERERYADLLSRKFVSQAAFDAKNNALSSARARLEQARSQSRIAGNQSVYGTLSSETPSVVTAVVAEAGQVVGAGQTVLRIARPDEKEVAISIPENRIAELKAAKNLVVSLWAAPKIAMHGELRELSPAADPATRTYAARISIPKAPPEVRLGMTARVALDGSAESTLLVPLSAVIDLGHGPMVHIVKDGKVLTRSVQVARFREDGVALAGGVEAGELVIVSGAGRLVDDQEVQPKPLTPADRQR